The proteins below come from a single Brevundimonas sp. LM2 genomic window:
- a CDS encoding HK97 family phage prohead protease, producing the protein MDRRAVPTRSSLRFDHPPPRGRESDGALLIQGYASLWGVADLNGDVVAAGAFTDSLRRTGAAGVRMLHQHESRAVVGVWDAVVEDGRGLFVRGRIADWSAEARYAQALSRAGGLDGLSIGFRAARARRDGRLRVLSGVELWEVSLVTFPMLPGARFEVV; encoded by the coding sequence ATGGATCGCCGGGCCGTTCCCACCCGGTCTTCGCTGCGCTTCGACCACCCTCCCCCGAGGGGGAGGGAGAGCGACGGTGCCCTCCTGATCCAGGGCTACGCCTCCCTGTGGGGCGTGGCGGATCTGAACGGGGATGTGGTGGCCGCGGGGGCGTTCACGGACAGTCTGAGGCGCACCGGCGCGGCGGGGGTGCGGATGCTGCACCAGCACGAGAGCCGGGCGGTGGTCGGGGTCTGGGACGCGGTCGTCGAGGACGGGCGCGGGCTGTTCGTGCGCGGGCGCATCGCCGACTGGTCGGCTGAGGCGCGGTACGCGCAGGCGCTGAGCCGGGCAGGGGGGCTGGACGGGCTGTCGATCGGGTTCCGGGCGGCGAGGGCGCGGCGGGACGGGCGGCTGCGGGTGCTGTCGGGCGTCGAGCTGTGGGAGGTGTCGCTGGTGACGTTTCCGATGCTGCCGGGGGCGCGGTTCGAGGTGGTTTGA
- a CDS encoding PAS domain-containing protein: MSDSAAFDRLTELAAALFQAPVAAITAQDGDRVWFRSNRGFGDKDATVEESFCRHLIGTEPGSTLVVEDATKDPLFAQNRWVTDEGVRFYAGAVITTRDGGQDGAICVIDTIARGTPTESQMQSLRLLAQLVGQEIDQARSLRRQAEHLAMLEMSEAMAGVGHWSCDLKTGVITWSDEVFRIHGMEPGSVNPNFQSIGGHYHPDDRAVVWELIQRARHTGEGYDLRLRLIRNGEERVTRTQARAERDATGTVVSLFGVFQDITDSVRLERGQAEMVETLSMAEALAGVGSWRLDVATGRVTWSDEVYRIHGKTRETFDPNLGNAILCYHPDDRAAVEASCDRSIRTGDAAEFQLRIIRDDGEERIVRSRCRPERQAGVTTAVFGVFQDVTDNVLSRARIEASEARYRLLADRASDIIVTYGVDGRILYISPSIEAATGLSPEALKGTPVTDLILNEDLPGLAARFREMVKAAPGEVMPGVTNRARLASGELRWMEARTTLVRDPDGRVVEFHDVVRDITETKQLEDDLIAARDVAEAAARAKAEFLANMSHELRTPLTSVIGFAGLLRESAALPEAERRYADRIATASDALLGVINDILDYSKLEAEAVDLDPVAFDPAAMARAAAEIIETQCEAKGLSLAVDIASDLPAAIMGDEGRLRQVALNFLSNAMKFTASGQIRLDVGAVGARLRVAVTDSGIGIAADKIDGLFDRFTQADASTTRVYGGTGLGLAICQRLIEMMGGEIGVTSRPGEGSTFWFEVPLIAAEAADAQTIQTAGDLPAGLKVLMADDAPANRELVRILLQAWGVDLHTVCDGAEAVQAAARGSYDLILMDVHMPVMDGMNATRAIRALGGTVGATPILALTANVQPEQVAACRAAGMDGHVGKPIQIAQLIGQMTDLLSRPEDMVLARRAV; encoded by the coding sequence GTGTCCGACAGTGCCGCGTTTGATCGTCTGACGGAGCTCGCCGCCGCGCTGTTTCAGGCACCGGTCGCCGCGATCACCGCCCAGGACGGGGACCGCGTGTGGTTCCGCTCCAACCGAGGCTTCGGCGACAAGGACGCGACCGTCGAGGAGTCGTTCTGCCGCCATCTGATCGGCACGGAGCCCGGTTCAACACTCGTGGTCGAGGACGCGACCAAAGATCCCCTGTTCGCGCAAAATCGCTGGGTGACCGACGAAGGCGTGAGGTTCTACGCCGGGGCCGTGATCACTACACGGGACGGGGGGCAGGACGGGGCCATCTGCGTGATCGACACGATCGCCCGTGGTACGCCCACCGAAAGCCAGATGCAGAGCCTGAGGCTGCTGGCCCAGCTGGTGGGTCAGGAGATCGACCAGGCGCGATCGCTACGCCGTCAGGCCGAACACCTGGCCATGCTGGAGATGTCCGAGGCCATGGCCGGGGTCGGGCACTGGAGCTGCGACCTGAAGACGGGCGTGATCACCTGGTCGGACGAGGTCTTCCGGATACACGGGATGGAGCCTGGGTCGGTCAATCCGAATTTCCAGAGCATCGGCGGACATTATCATCCGGACGATCGGGCGGTCGTCTGGGAGCTAATCCAGCGCGCTCGGCATACCGGCGAGGGCTATGACCTGCGTCTGAGGTTGATCCGGAACGGCGAGGAACGGGTGACGCGCACCCAGGCCCGGGCCGAGCGCGACGCGACCGGGACCGTGGTGTCCCTGTTCGGCGTGTTCCAGGACATCACCGACAGCGTCCGACTGGAGCGGGGCCAGGCCGAAATGGTCGAGACCCTGAGCATGGCGGAGGCCCTGGCCGGCGTCGGGTCCTGGCGTCTGGACGTCGCCACGGGGCGGGTGACCTGGTCGGACGAAGTCTATCGGATCCACGGCAAGACGCGGGAAACCTTCGATCCCAATCTGGGTAATGCGATCCTCTGCTATCATCCGGATGATCGCGCGGCGGTCGAGGCGTCGTGCGACCGATCGATCCGCACCGGCGATGCAGCCGAGTTCCAACTGCGGATCATCCGCGACGACGGGGAAGAGCGGATCGTCCGATCCCGCTGCCGGCCCGAGCGCCAGGCCGGCGTGACCACCGCCGTCTTCGGCGTCTTTCAGGACGTCACCGACAACGTGCTCAGCCGGGCGCGGATCGAGGCCAGCGAGGCCCGCTATCGCCTGCTGGCGGATCGGGCCAGCGACATCATCGTCACCTATGGGGTCGACGGGCGCATCCTGTACATCTCGCCCAGTATCGAGGCCGCGACGGGCCTTTCGCCCGAGGCCCTGAAAGGCACCCCCGTCACGGACCTGATCTTGAACGAGGACCTCCCGGGCCTGGCCGCGCGGTTCCGCGAGATGGTCAAGGCCGCGCCCGGGGAGGTCATGCCGGGCGTGACCAATCGCGCCCGGCTGGCCTCGGGCGAACTGCGCTGGATGGAGGCGCGGACGACGCTGGTCCGGGACCCCGACGGCAGGGTCGTCGAATTCCACGACGTCGTGCGCGACATCACCGAGACCAAACAGCTCGAGGACGATCTGATCGCGGCGCGCGATGTCGCCGAAGCGGCCGCCAGGGCCAAGGCGGAGTTCCTGGCCAACATGTCCCACGAACTGCGGACGCCGCTGACCAGCGTGATCGGCTTCGCCGGCCTGCTGCGGGAAAGCGCGGCCCTGCCCGAGGCGGAGCGGCGCTATGCCGACCGGATCGCGACCGCCAGCGACGCCCTGCTGGGCGTCATCAACGACATCCTGGACTATTCCAAGCTGGAGGCCGAGGCGGTCGACCTGGACCCGGTGGCCTTCGACCCCGCCGCCATGGCGCGCGCGGCGGCCGAGATCATCGAGACCCAGTGCGAGGCCAAGGGGCTGAGCCTGGCGGTCGACATCGCCTCCGACCTGCCGGCCGCCATCATGGGCGACGAGGGGCGGCTGCGGCAGGTCGCGCTGAACTTCCTGTCGAACGCGATGAAATTCACCGCCAGCGGCCAGATCCGACTGGACGTCGGCGCCGTCGGCGCGCGTCTGCGGGTGGCCGTGACCGACAGCGGCATCGGCATCGCGGCGGACAAGATCGACGGACTGTTCGATCGGTTCACCCAGGCGGACGCCTCCACCACCCGGGTGTATGGGGGAACAGGGCTGGGGCTGGCCATCTGCCAGCGGCTGATCGAGATGATGGGCGGCGAGATCGGGGTGACCAGCCGGCCGGGCGAGGGCTCGACCTTCTGGTTCGAGGTGCCGCTGATCGCGGCCGAGGCGGCCGATGCGCAGACGATCCAGACGGCCGGGGATCTGCCCGCCGGGCTGAAGGTGCTGATGGCCGACGATGCGCCGGCCAATCGGGAACTGGTCCGGATCCTGCTGCAGGCCTGGGGCGTGGACCTGCATACGGTGTGCGACGGGGCCGAGGCGGTGCAGGCCGCGGCGCGCGGGAGCTACGACCTGATCCTGATGGACGTCCACATGCCGGTGATGGACGGGATGAACGCGACCCGCGCCATCCGGGCCCTGGGCGGCACCGTGGGGGCCACCCCGATCCTGGCCCTGACGGCCAATGTCCAGCCGGAACAGGTCGCGGCCTGCCGGGCGGCGGGGATGGACGGCCATGTCGGCAAGCCGATCCAGATCGCCCAGCTGATCGGACAGATGACCGATCTGCTGAGCCGACCCGAGGACATGGTCCTGGCGCGGCGCGCGGTCTGA
- a CDS encoding phage major capsid protein, with amino-acid sequence MKETKTASGSPEARSAMHEMMAAFEAFKGANDARLDEIEKKASADTLLEEKVARIDQAVGQAQARLDRALSEARRPKVEGGVAPSWSARADLSSPSPFGDGEVKAAFDGYVRTGRELGLEIKAGLSSAPTSGGYVVPAETERAIERRLMATSPMREIATVRTVASGVFRKPVSTAGIASGWVAETAARPETDPATLALLEFPAADLYANPAATQTLLDDALVDLDEWLAGEVEDAFAAQETTAFVSGDGVNKPKGFLAYPIVADASQVWGNIGYVAAGGAGAFTATSPTDRLLDLIYAPKAQFRPNGRFVMNRKTVSTVRKFKDADGNYIWAPATRPGETASLLGYPVTEIETMPDIAANSHAIAFGDFQRGYLIVDRAGVRVLRDPYSAKPYVLFYTTKRVGGGVQNFDAIKVMKFSVS; translated from the coding sequence ATGAAAGAGACCAAGACTGCATCCGGTTCGCCGGAAGCGCGCAGCGCCATGCACGAGATGATGGCGGCGTTCGAGGCGTTCAAAGGGGCGAACGACGCCCGGCTGGACGAGATCGAGAAGAAGGCCAGCGCCGACACGCTGCTGGAGGAGAAGGTGGCGCGAATCGATCAGGCGGTGGGGCAGGCGCAGGCGCGGCTGGACCGGGCGCTGAGCGAGGCGCGGCGGCCCAAGGTCGAGGGCGGAGTCGCCCCCTCCTGGTCGGCCAGGGCCGACCTGTCCTCCCCATCGCCCTTCGGCGATGGGGAGGTGAAAGCGGCCTTTGACGGCTATGTGCGGACCGGGCGGGAGCTGGGGCTGGAGATCAAGGCGGGGCTGTCGTCGGCGCCGACCTCGGGCGGCTATGTGGTGCCGGCCGAGACCGAGCGGGCGATCGAGCGGCGGCTGATGGCGACCAGTCCGATGCGCGAGATCGCCACCGTGCGGACCGTGGCCTCGGGCGTGTTCAGGAAGCCGGTGTCGACGGCGGGGATCGCTTCGGGCTGGGTGGCGGAGACGGCGGCGCGGCCAGAGACGGATCCGGCGACCCTGGCCCTGCTCGAGTTCCCGGCGGCCGACCTGTACGCCAATCCGGCGGCGACCCAGACCCTGCTGGACGACGCCCTGGTCGACCTGGACGAATGGCTGGCCGGGGAGGTCGAGGACGCCTTCGCGGCGCAGGAGACCACGGCCTTCGTCAGCGGCGACGGGGTCAACAAGCCCAAGGGGTTCCTGGCCTATCCGATCGTGGCCGACGCCAGCCAGGTGTGGGGCAATATCGGCTATGTCGCGGCGGGGGGTGCGGGGGCGTTCACGGCGACCAGCCCGACCGACCGGCTGCTGGATCTGATCTATGCACCCAAGGCCCAGTTCCGGCCGAACGGGCGGTTCGTGATGAACCGCAAGACGGTCTCAACCGTGCGCAAATTCAAGGATGCGGACGGCAACTACATCTGGGCCCCGGCGACGCGCCCGGGGGAGACGGCGTCGCTGCTGGGTTATCCGGTGACCGAGATCGAGACCATGCCGGACATCGCGGCCAACAGCCATGCGATCGCGTTCGGGGACTTCCAGCGGGGGTATCTGATCGTCGACCGGGCGGGGGTGCGTGTGTTGCGGGACCCGTATTCGGCCAAGCCCTATGTGCTGTTCTACACGACCAAGCGGGTCGGGGGCGGGGTGCAGAACTTCGATGCGATCAAGGTGATGAAGTTCAGCGTGAGCTGA
- a CDS encoding head-tail connector protein, which produces MTAPVSLTEAKLFLRVAHEAEDGLIQTLIDAARARVEGEVGLALTSTSAAPLRLAILMLALRAYERGEVEMSIRPVEAWIAPYRVVRL; this is translated from the coding sequence ATGACCGCACCCGTGAGCCTCACGGAGGCGAAGCTGTTCCTGCGCGTCGCGCATGAGGCGGAGGACGGGCTGATCCAGACGCTGATCGATGCGGCCCGGGCGCGGGTCGAGGGGGAGGTGGGGCTTGCCCTGACCTCGACCTCGGCGGCGCCGCTGCGGCTGGCGATCCTGATGCTGGCGCTGAGGGCCTATGAGCGGGGCGAGGTGGAGATGTCGATCCGGCCCGTGGAGGCGTGGATCGCGCCGTATCGCGTGGTGCGGTTGTGA
- a CDS encoding DUF3168 domain-containing protein yields MRDHESALQKALIAHLRADAAVRALLGEPARVWDEAPRGAIWPYLSVGRCESRPVAADGCGVEHTLSLRCASRFLGTEEAKAILAAVRAAIHEAALEADGVRTVSIRATYADVFRSADQKRVWGLLRVRAVTEEV; encoded by the coding sequence ATGAGGGATCATGAGAGCGCGCTGCAGAAGGCGCTGATCGCGCACCTGCGGGCGGATGCGGCGGTGCGGGCCCTGCTGGGGGAGCCGGCCAGGGTCTGGGACGAGGCCCCCCGGGGGGCGATCTGGCCCTATCTGAGCGTCGGGCGGTGCGAGAGCCGGCCGGTGGCGGCGGACGGGTGCGGGGTGGAGCACACCCTGAGCCTGCGCTGCGCCTCGCGGTTCCTGGGCACGGAGGAGGCCAAGGCCATCCTGGCGGCGGTGCGGGCGGCGATCCACGAGGCGGCGCTGGAAGCGGACGGGGTCCGCACCGTGTCGATCCGGGCGACCTATGCCGACGTGTTCCGCTCGGCCGACCAGAAGCGGGTCTGGGGGCTGCTGCGGGTGCGGGCGGTGACGGAAGAAGTCTAG
- a CDS encoding SGNH/GDSL hydrolase family protein, with the protein MPLSQIALGSVADDGTGDTLRAAFGKVNAGLSAIDALPTDPQTRARRLLARAVSGVPASVMTSAPTITQGALGAASTVNGATTTTPSILPNSPRLRSVGGFQSQDGGGNWSARSVTYTATPTYGAHAGFGVRFVTDAPRFDYATFAPSYGSNGGFVEIRVNGQKASGSDPFYAANAGSETGHGRFRYTAVDFGSSAVRTVELYFGGLSGGLPQLRGLNVPALYSVWPAAAQDMPRALIVGDSYVAGSGMTNARGGWAFQFGDLAGFGEMIGGGIGGTGYVANGTAGYLNFAERDAFGDYDRDGQVDCVVIAGGINDGAAQTAGTLSAAVTAFIQTIRARQPKALIAVVGPWTAPGSVVNQARFDLIKAGFVAAADPFSIYLDPSATNAQSVAWQSGTGRIGATNGTGNSDLYISSDTLHPSPAGHDYLARRVTDEYTRQLRALTGLAYG; encoded by the coding sequence ATGCCTCTTTCCCAAATCGCGTTGGGCTCGGTCGCCGACGACGGCACGGGCGACACCCTGCGCGCGGCCTTCGGCAAGGTGAACGCGGGCCTGTCCGCCATCGACGCCCTGCCGACCGATCCTCAGACGCGGGCGCGGCGGCTGCTGGCGCGCGCCGTGTCGGGGGTGCCGGCCAGCGTCATGACCTCGGCTCCCACGATCACGCAGGGCGCGCTGGGCGCGGCCTCCACGGTCAACGGCGCGACCACGACGACGCCGTCCATCCTGCCCAACTCGCCCAGGCTGCGATCCGTCGGCGGGTTCCAGTCGCAGGACGGCGGCGGCAACTGGTCGGCGCGGAGCGTGACCTATACGGCCACCCCGACCTATGGGGCGCATGCGGGCTTCGGCGTCCGGTTCGTGACCGATGCGCCTCGGTTCGACTACGCGACCTTCGCTCCCAGCTATGGGTCCAACGGCGGGTTCGTCGAGATCCGGGTCAACGGCCAGAAGGCGTCGGGCAGCGATCCCTTCTATGCCGCCAATGCGGGATCGGAGACCGGCCACGGGCGCTTCCGCTACACCGCGGTGGATTTCGGGTCATCGGCGGTGCGGACCGTCGAGCTGTATTTCGGCGGGCTGTCCGGGGGGCTGCCCCAGCTGCGCGGGCTGAACGTGCCCGCCCTCTATTCAGTGTGGCCCGCCGCCGCCCAGGACATGCCCCGGGCCCTGATCGTGGGCGACAGCTATGTGGCGGGGTCGGGCATGACCAACGCGCGCGGGGGATGGGCTTTCCAGTTCGGGGACCTGGCCGGATTCGGCGAGATGATCGGCGGCGGCATCGGCGGCACCGGCTACGTGGCCAACGGGACGGCCGGCTATCTGAACTTCGCCGAGCGCGACGCCTTTGGCGACTATGACCGGGACGGACAGGTCGATTGCGTGGTGATCGCGGGCGGGATCAACGACGGCGCGGCCCAGACGGCCGGCACCCTGAGCGCCGCCGTGACCGCCTTCATCCAGACGATCCGCGCCCGCCAGCCCAAGGCGTTGATCGCCGTCGTCGGCCCGTGGACCGCGCCGGGGTCGGTGGTCAACCAGGCCCGGTTCGACCTGATCAAGGCGGGCTTCGTCGCAGCGGCGGATCCGTTCTCGATCTATCTGGATCCTTCAGCGACCAATGCCCAGTCGGTCGCCTGGCAGTCGGGCACCGGTCGGATCGGGGCGACCAACGGAACGGGCAACTCGGACCTGTATATCTCGAGCGACACCCTTCACCCGTCGCCGGCCGGGCACGACTATCTGGCGCGTCGGGTGACGGACGAATACACGCGGCAGCTCAGGGCCCTGACGGGGCTGGCGTATGGGTGA
- a CDS encoding DNA-packaging protein, which yields MLGGRGSGKTFAGAHWLHGLAEASDFTFALVGPALHDVREVMVEGPSGLKAMALGRDRPRWEAGRKRLVWTSGAVAYAFSAEDPDSLRGPQFHGAWADEFCAWREPGRVLSNLRFGLRRGDNPQLVITTTPRPIAALRTLLAEPGTEESRGATHANAANLPKLYLEHLRALYAGTRLEAQEMEGLVVEGEGALFRAEDIAAARGERPEHLERTVVAVDPPITTTGDACGIVAAGRAEGRAYVLADRSIRGLTPLAWARRVVETARMVEADQIVAESNQGGEMVRTVLQQAGCDTPIRLVQATRAKRARAEPVAALYERGKVVHCGRFNALEEELMGLGSEAPGHSPDRADALVWAISQLLLDRSAGPRIRLI from the coding sequence ATGCTGGGCGGTCGAGGCTCCGGCAAGACGTTCGCCGGGGCACACTGGCTGCATGGTCTGGCGGAGGCTTCGGACTTCACCTTCGCCCTGGTCGGGCCCGCGCTGCATGATGTGCGCGAGGTGATGGTCGAGGGCCCCTCCGGGCTGAAGGCCATGGCCTTGGGACGGGATCGGCCCCGCTGGGAGGCGGGGCGCAAGCGGCTGGTCTGGACAAGCGGGGCGGTGGCCTATGCCTTTTCGGCGGAGGATCCCGACAGTCTGAGAGGGCCGCAGTTCCATGGCGCATGGGCCGACGAATTCTGCGCCTGGCGCGAGCCGGGCCGGGTGCTGTCCAATCTGAGGTTCGGGCTGCGGCGGGGAGACAACCCGCAGCTGGTGATCACCACCACGCCCCGACCGATCGCGGCGCTGCGGACGCTGCTGGCCGAGCCGGGGACGGAGGAGTCGCGCGGGGCGACCCATGCCAACGCCGCCAATCTGCCGAAACTGTATCTGGAGCATCTGCGCGCCCTCTATGCCGGGACGCGGCTGGAGGCCCAAGAGATGGAGGGGCTGGTCGTCGAGGGCGAGGGGGCCCTTTTCCGGGCCGAGGACATCGCGGCGGCGCGGGGTGAGCGGCCCGAGCATCTGGAGCGGACGGTGGTGGCGGTCGATCCGCCGATCACGACCACGGGCGACGCCTGCGGGATCGTGGCGGCGGGACGCGCCGAGGGCCGCGCCTATGTGCTGGCCGACCGGTCGATCCGCGGGCTGACGCCCCTGGCCTGGGCCCGGCGCGTGGTCGAGACGGCGCGGATGGTCGAGGCCGACCAGATCGTGGCCGAGTCGAACCAGGGCGGCGAGATGGTGCGCACGGTGCTGCAGCAGGCCGGGTGCGACACGCCGATCCGGCTGGTGCAGGCGACGCGGGCCAAGCGAGCAAGGGCCGAGCCGGTGGCGGCGCTGTATGAACGCGGCAAGGTCGTCCACTGCGGCCGGTTCAACGCGCTGGAAGAAGAGTTGATGGGGCTGGGCAGCGAAGCGCCGGGACACAGTCCGGACCGGGCCGACGCCCTGGTCTGGGCCATCTCCCAGCTGCTGCTGGACCGGTCCGCCGGACCGCGCATCCGACTGATCTGA
- a CDS encoding phage portal protein, whose protein sequence is MAISSWWKPGRSRAAATAGADETKASRAGPLIALTGAGRPRWTPRDYGSLAREGFARNAVAYRCVRMIAEACAATPLVVFADGARDDDHPAARLLRQPNPEQSGAEWLEGLYGALQTAGNAYVEAVGETEPEELWSLRPDRVQVVPGRAGWPDAYDYAVGGRSVRIGRAADGWMPVMQLKLWNPTDDHYGFSPLEAAAAAIDVHNASGAWNKALLDNAARPSGALVFKGADGERLTEAQFALLKAELGEAHAGAGNAGRPMVLEGGLDWKPMSMSPADMDFIAGKHAAAREIALAFGVPPQLLGIPGDATYANYREANAAFWRGTVVPLARKTAGALSGWLGGRFSGVRIEPDLDAVPALQPERDALWARLSGAGFLTDEERRRMAGVAG, encoded by the coding sequence ATGGCAATTTCCAGCTGGTGGAAGCCGGGCCGGTCGCGGGCGGCCGCCACGGCGGGCGCGGACGAGACCAAGGCCAGCCGCGCGGGCCCCCTGATCGCCCTGACCGGCGCGGGGCGGCCCCGGTGGACGCCGCGCGACTATGGCAGTCTGGCGCGCGAGGGGTTCGCCAGGAACGCCGTGGCCTATCGCTGCGTGCGGATGATCGCCGAGGCCTGCGCGGCGACGCCCCTGGTGGTGTTCGCCGACGGGGCGCGGGACGACGACCATCCGGCCGCGCGGCTGCTGCGTCAGCCCAATCCCGAGCAGTCGGGGGCCGAGTGGTTGGAGGGCCTGTATGGCGCGCTGCAGACGGCGGGCAATGCCTATGTCGAGGCGGTGGGGGAGACCGAGCCCGAAGAGCTGTGGTCGCTGCGGCCCGACCGGGTGCAGGTGGTGCCCGGCCGGGCCGGGTGGCCGGACGCCTATGACTATGCGGTCGGCGGGCGGTCGGTGCGGATCGGGCGGGCGGCCGACGGCTGGATGCCGGTGATGCAGCTGAAGCTGTGGAACCCGACCGACGACCATTACGGATTTTCGCCGCTGGAGGCGGCGGCGGCGGCCATCGACGTGCACAATGCCTCGGGGGCCTGGAACAAGGCGCTGCTGGACAATGCGGCGCGGCCCAGCGGGGCCCTGGTGTTCAAGGGGGCGGACGGGGAGCGGCTGACCGAGGCGCAGTTCGCCCTGCTGAAGGCCGAGCTGGGCGAGGCGCACGCCGGGGCGGGCAATGCCGGCCGGCCCATGGTGCTGGAGGGCGGGCTGGACTGGAAGCCGATGTCGATGAGCCCGGCCGACATGGACTTCATCGCCGGCAAACACGCGGCGGCGCGCGAGATCGCCCTGGCCTTCGGGGTGCCGCCGCAGCTGCTGGGGATCCCCGGCGACGCGACCTACGCCAACTATCGCGAGGCCAATGCCGCCTTCTGGCGCGGGACGGTGGTGCCGCTGGCGCGGAAGACGGCCGGGGCGCTGAGCGGGTGGCTGGGCGGGCGGTTTTCGGGCGTGCGGATCGAGCCGGACCTGGACGCGGTGCCGGCGCTGCAGCCCGAGCGCGATGCCCTGTGGGCGCGGCTGTCGGGGGCGGGGTTCCTGACGGACGAGGAGCGGCGGCGGATGGCGGGGGTGGCTGGGTAG
- a CDS encoding phage major tail protein, TP901-1 family, producing MAAQRGKDILLKIEGAPGVFTTVAGLRARTISLNARTVDATDADSAGRWRELLGGAGVKSAAVSGQGIFRDAASDAAIREAFFDQALKTWQLIVPDFGVLQGAFLVAALEYAGDHEGEATFAISLASGGAVGFSAL from the coding sequence ATGGCGGCTCAACGCGGCAAGGATATCCTGCTGAAGATCGAGGGCGCGCCGGGCGTGTTCACGACGGTGGCGGGACTGAGGGCGCGGACGATCTCGCTGAACGCCCGGACGGTGGATGCGACCGATGCGGACTCGGCCGGGCGGTGGCGCGAGCTGCTGGGCGGGGCCGGGGTCAAGTCGGCGGCGGTGTCGGGGCAGGGCATCTTTCGCGATGCGGCCTCGGACGCGGCGATCCGCGAGGCCTTCTTCGATCAGGCGCTGAAGACCTGGCAGCTGATCGTGCCGGACTTCGGTGTGCTGCAGGGGGCGTTCCTGGTGGCGGCACTGGAATATGCCGGCGACCACGAGGGCGAGGCGACCTTCGCCATCAGCCTGGCCAGCGGCGGGGCGGTCGGGTTCAGCGCGCTGTAG
- a CDS encoding SGNH/GDSL hydrolase family protein, whose protein sequence is MKRLWPLATLCAVAACASRPSEPVVATCAGSGPTAVLVIGDSWASMGALDRSGAAAVGARFCSIGFRGRTSRQIADTIRTLPPTALAAAGAPRTIILLAGVNDVMQHVGADRYAAGMADLRAAARTISDDVRVVEIPWTTPTPRARTPLSWAKRLAHRLWNDQGRTDVTTRYRQAVRTDIDFDAFLPSYAGHEDRYVDGVHLTPAEHDRFGAYLGAAAR, encoded by the coding sequence GTGAAAAGACTATGGCCGCTCGCCACCCTCTGCGCCGTGGCGGCCTGCGCTTCGAGGCCTTCGGAGCCCGTGGTGGCGACCTGCGCGGGCAGCGGCCCGACCGCCGTGCTGGTGATCGGCGATTCCTGGGCCTCGATGGGCGCTCTGGACCGCAGCGGAGCGGCGGCCGTCGGCGCGCGGTTCTGCAGCATCGGCTTTCGTGGCCGTACGTCCCGCCAGATCGCCGACACGATACGGACGCTCCCGCCCACGGCCCTGGCGGCCGCAGGGGCCCCGCGCACGATCATCCTTCTCGCGGGGGTCAACGACGTCATGCAGCATGTCGGCGCCGATCGGTACGCCGCCGGGATGGCCGATCTTCGCGCCGCCGCCCGCACGATCAGCGATGACGTGCGCGTCGTCGAGATCCCTTGGACCACCCCCACGCCCAGGGCCAGGACCCCCCTCAGCTGGGCCAAGCGACTGGCCCATCGCTTATGGAACGACCAGGGCCGAACCGACGTCACGACGCGTTACCGCCAGGCGGTGCGCACGGACATCGACTTCGACGCCTTCCTGCCCTCCTACGCGGGCCATGAGGACCGCTATGTGGACGGCGTTCACCTGACCCCGGCCGAACACGACCGGTTCGGCGCCTATCTGGGTGCCGCAGCGCGCTGA
- a CDS encoding head-tail adaptor protein: MSARTLAQLLEPVAAETPYGGRAVSFEALGSVWLRLDGRRRRERTEAGVTASIETATAETRADPRLGEGRVVRFGGADWTIAAVDGDPDRPGRVSLSLERSR; the protein is encoded by the coding sequence TTGAGCGCGCGCACGCTGGCGCAGCTGCTGGAGCCGGTCGCGGCGGAGACGCCCTATGGCGGGCGGGCGGTGTCGTTCGAGGCCCTGGGGTCGGTCTGGCTGAGGCTGGACGGGCGTCGGCGGCGGGAGCGGACGGAGGCCGGCGTCACCGCGTCGATTGAGACGGCGACAGCGGAGACACGGGCGGATCCGCGGCTGGGCGAGGGCCGGGTGGTCCGGTTCGGCGGGGCCGACTGGACGATCGCGGCGGTCGACGGGGATCCGGACCGGCCGGGACGCGTGAGCCTGAGCCTGGAGCGAAGCCGATGA